In Roseibium algicola, the DNA window AGGAAATCGATCAGCAATTCGGCATCCATGTTGCCGATGTCGATGTCCAGGTCTGTTTCGAGATAATGCTTGATCTCGGAGGCGAGGCGGGTTCTGGCGTCCTTGTCGAGTGTCAGGTCCGTCATGTCCGCCTCCCGGATGGTTTCAGGCTGCTTCCAGCAGGCTTTCGAACAGGAGGCGCCCGTCGAGGCCGCCATTGAGCGGCTCGATCAGGTTTTCCGGGTGCGGCATCATGCCCAGAACGTTGCCTTTGGCATTCATGATGCCGGCAATGTTGTTGATGGAGCCGTTCGGATTTGTGTCGCCCGCATAGCGGAAAACGACCTGGCCGTTGTCTTCGATCTGCTTCAGCGTGTCAGCGTCGGCGAAGTAGTTGCCGTCGTGATGGGCAACCGGGCAACGCCAGACCTGGCCTTTTTCGAACTTCGAGGAAAACCTCGTCGCAGTGTTGACCGTTTCCATCAGGACTTCGCGGCAGACGAAGGTGAGGCCGGCGTTGCGCATCAGGGCGCCGGGAAGCAGGCCTGCTTCGGTCAGGATCTGGAAGCCGTTGCAAACGCCAAGGACGGCGACGCCGCTTTCGGCCTTGGCAACAAGGTCCTTGAGGATCGGGGAGCGGGCTGCAATTGCACCGGAGCGCAGATAGTCGCCGTAGGAAAAACCGCCGGGAACAACCACAAGATCCACATCCGGCAGGGTGCTTTCCGTGTGCCAGACGCTCTGCGGCCTGGTGCCGGTGATCAGTTCCAGTGCGTGGAACATGTCACGGTCGCGGTTGGAGCCGGGGAAAACGATGACAGCGGTTTTCATGTGGGCAATCCAGTCGGTTCAGAGCAGAACAAGTACGGCTATCAAGGCCGCGATTGCGGGCACCAGGATGAATATCGCCGCTTTGGTGGCCATGAAGATCAGGGCCGTGCGGGTATCGTCATCCATCGGTGGTGCCCCGGTGTCGAAGTTTCGGTCA includes these proteins:
- the purQ gene encoding phosphoribosylformylglycinamidine synthase subunit PurQ, whose product is MKTAVIVFPGSNRDRDMFHALELITGTRPQSVWHTESTLPDVDLVVVPGGFSYGDYLRSGAIAARSPILKDLVAKAESGVAVLGVCNGFQILTEAGLLPGALMRNAGLTFVCREVLMETVNTATRFSSKFEKGQVWRCPVAHHDGNYFADADTLKQIEDNGQVVFRYAGDTNPNGSINNIAGIMNAKGNVLGMMPHPENLIEPLNGGLDGRLLFESLLEAA
- a CDS encoding phosphoribosylformylglycinamidine synthase-associated small membrane protein produces the protein MDDDTRTALIFMATKAAIFILVPAIAALIAVLVLL